The Candidatus Stygibacter australis genome includes the window TTTTCATATGAGCTTTTTATTTCCGAACCTTTTTTTTAAACCTATATGATTTAGCTGCCTGTTCTTCTCTAGGGTTCAGGCAGCGATTTCATTTTTATGAAGTGAAGATTAATACACTAATCTTCCAGTATGGCTTCAGGAATTGAAGCCGAAAAGTCAGCCGAATTTAAAACAGTCTCCCAGAATAATCTGCACAAAGTGTTTTGCTGCGTATAATAATAATGACCTATATATATATATATATATAGCGATTTAGCAAATTCATTATCCGGCAGCTAAACACAATCATAATCAATATTTCCTCTTAGTTATTTACATATTCATTATCAAATTCAAATATGGAACATCAGCTTAAATGCTGTCAAGAAAAATCTACTCCTGAAAGTGATATATGTACTACATAACCATCAATATTGAAATCCATTAATATTTACTCTGAAAACTCAATATTATTCCCCCTCTCAATATGAGAAGATGTATGAAGATGAATACCTTCCGGCAAAAAAAATATATTATTCAGCAACGAACAATTACAAACAAAACGAACTGAAAAGCACCCCACTAAGCAGCAGTTTTGAACGGTACTCCGGACAAGACTCCTGGCGACCGTTAATTTCTACCTTAATCCCTGAATACAATCAACCCCTGTCATCCATCCGGTATGTATCTTATATTAAGTTCGTTTTGTTCGTCTTGTTCGTTGCTCAATTTCTTATTACCGCTATGGCTGATTACATTTATATCCCTCCATTCACCAATCACCTATTTTCCCAATCACCCCTAAAAATTACATTATCAGTGCATATCCGTCTAATCCGCCTAATCCGTGTTCCATTCTTTATTCTTATATTAAATTCGTCTTGTTCGTTGCTTTAAATTTCTTTATTCTCAAATTACATTACATTTAATTTTACATTCTTGTCCGCCTTGGGTGGACTTGTCCGCCTTGGGTGGACTTGTCCGCTGTGGCGGATTTGTCAGCCTATGGCTGATTACATTTTCAATTTTACATTATTCCCCCTCATCGATCTCTGTGCCTCTGTGGTAAAATCTTTCTTTATATTACAAAATATACCAATCGTATTATCATATCAAAAACATTTTAATTTCCATAACCCATTTAATGCAGAGATTTTCTTCCAAATTTCACTATTAATCGCTTAATTAACTATATATTAGTATCTTAACATATAATCGTGTCTCTGACTCTTTTCCCTGTACCCTCCCTGTGGGTTCCCTGTGGCCATACGGATGTTCTAACGTAATTATAATTCACTTACAGCAATAGATTAATACCTGTGTTCTGATATTATAAATCCCAATAATGATAATTACCTTCCAGGTTTATCAGCCGAATAATAGAAAATTACTTTACCTTGTTTCATGATTTATTTAAATGGAAATAGAAATAAATCTAAAGAGGTGAACATGAAAAAGATTATAATAGTAGCAATACTGATCATTGCCTGCGGGTTATTACAGGCAAAGCAGATCAAGAATTTTGACGAGTTAATGGAAGCCCTGCGACAAGGAGAAGATGCCAGTCTGGTAATTGAATATGGCAATTGCAAACTGATCTCAGATAATGAAGAATCCACAGCCCCAAATGCTATAGGCGGTATGCCCATAGATGTCTGGGAATATTTTGCACCTATTTCAATTGGCAATCCTCAGGCTTTTGTAGTTTGCTCTCAAACCAAGCTCATCAATCTGGGTGGCTTCGTGTATAATTATGCCAAACTAAAGATAAGTGCTGATAACTCAGTAGTTCTCACTGCTCAATATGTTCTGCCGGATAGTTTTGAACTGGATATGAACGAGAAATTCTTCACCATCATCAATGACTGCAAAAATGATGGAGCAGCATTCCTTTATTCAGATTGATCAAATACCTGCTCCTGTCTTAAGTCAATCTGCTTCGCATCTTAACTCAATACCCGCAACTTTCACAAAAATTTCAGCAGAACTACTGTTCCATTTCCGCCCTTAAGGAGGAACAACAAAGCACGTAGTAACAAAAAAATGTCACTATGTGCTTTGTTGTTCCCCCTTAAAGGCAGTTTAGGGCTTTGGGGATGGTGGATATGATTCATATCTTATTAATTTATATGGAGATATGTGCTTTTTATTAGATATTTATTTGTATCTTTTGGGTGAAATCAGGGTGGTGGAGCAATTTTTGGGAAAATTGGGGTTACATTTATTGATTTTCGTGATTTTTCTGGTTAAACGTTTTATTTGTTATAGGATTTCTCTCAGGCTCATTTCTGGGTTTTCCAGATCGAAGCGGATGAGTGCCATTTTGGGGAGAATTGCCGAGGCATTGAACATTACGGTTTTTCCTAAAGTGTCCTGCCATGATCCTGTGATACTTGTGGATTCGTGCACATGCCCGTGGATAGATATGTGCGGCTGACGTCTGCTGATGAAATCGCGGATGGCAATACTGCCAATGTGGACATCTAAAGGTGCATAATCTATCATTTTGCCATCTAAGGCAGCACGATCAAGCAGGGTTTTATAGGGTGGAGAATGGAACAGGCAGATATAGTGCGACAGATCTTCTGCTGTAAATAACTGCTCCAGGTCGCGTTTGATAGTACCCCACTCAAGCTCCAGTTTATCTACTTCTACAGTGTGGAAACCATCCAATGGTGATGTGGCACCCACATCCACATAGCGTGAGACGTCATATTTTTCCCAGTCTTTCATCCGAAAAGGTGTGGGGGGCACAAAGGAATACCCGCAAACATTGTAATTACCCCATTTAAGGCAGCGGTTATGAGCGTAATGCCATAATCCCTGATCTTCAAGTTTTTTACATGCCTCTTCCAGGTAACGGGGATCGTCATTACCCAGTATCACAAATATCTCGGGATAATCATCAGCCAGCTTTTCACGCAGTTGATTCAGATTTTGCTGGATAAATCCCAGGATAAATTCCTCCAGGTCTTCACCCAGATGAGTCCGGTAATAGCCACCCGTTATATCACCAGCTATGAACACAGCTTCCGGTTTATCAGTTTCTATAACTGCAAAAAGCTTACTATATGACTTCAGATTGCCATGCAGATCAGAAACTGCCAGACAGTTATGTTTTTTATCCATTTTCCAACCCTTAATATTTATCTATAGAATATAATATATACTTCTTATCAAATGTCAAGGTAAATGCGAAACTGTTCAATTTCCACCAGCTAAGAGTGTGGGGAATTTTTACCCGATTTTACTTTACAATAATATTAAGGTTCTGGATTAGTGGCTCATTAAACAAGGAGTGTTATATGCGGAGTATGCATGAATTGAACAGGCGGATATTACAGTATGCTGAGCAGGGACTTTCACGCAGGGCATTTCTGGAATCCATCTCACAGGAATTGATCAGCTATGTTGACTGTGATGCTTTAGAATTGCGGTTGGCAGATGAGAATTTGCAGTATGTGTGGCATTATGGATCAGACGGTTCAGCACGATTTTCAGAAGCTGGTTTTCAGATATCTTCTGAGCCTGGCATGATACCTTGTCTGGAAAACGGCGGTTCAGAAGAGCTGGTATGTGTTGATCTTTTCCGCAGGCGTTATAACCAGGAACTTAATTATTATTACTACACTCCGAGTATTTTGATAGCAGATGCCTGGCGGGATAGACGGTATTTGGATGCTGAGGGTGTATCTCTGGGCGAAAGAACGGGATATGGTTCGCTTTTTTATCTATCCTTTTCTACTAATGAAAATATTCCAGGTTTACTGATTTTCAAAAAGAAGGAAAATTACATTATCAATCGAGATGAAGTATCCAGTTATGAAAATCTTGCCCAAACCCTGGGTATAGCTATAGCTTTTCGGCGCTCGCAATTTGCTTTGGGAGAACGGGTGAAAGAACTCA containing:
- a CDS encoding metallophosphoesterase, translated to MDKKHNCLAVSDLHGNLKSYSKLFAVIETDKPEAVFIAGDITGGYYRTHLGEDLEEFILGFIQQNLNQLREKLADDYPEIFVILGNDDPRYLEEACKKLEDQGLWHYAHNRCLKWGNYNVCGYSFVPPTPFRMKDWEKYDVSRYVDVGATSPLDGFHTVEVDKLELEWGTIKRDLEQLFTAEDLSHYICLFHSPPYKTLLDRAALDGKMIDYAPLDVHIGSIAIRDFISRRQPHISIHGHVHESTSITGSWQDTLGKTVMFNASAILPKMALIRFDLENPEMSLREIL